A genomic stretch from Lathyrus oleraceus cultivar Zhongwan6 chromosome 2, CAAS_Psat_ZW6_1.0, whole genome shotgun sequence includes:
- the LOC127117702 gene encoding disease resistance protein RUN1, translated as MAKWEIFLSFRGEDTRYAFTGSLYQSLCRGGFKTFMDDRGLQMGDQISPSLLNAIEASRLSIIVLSENYANSTWCLDELVKILECMKLKNQLVWPIFYKVEPSDIRHMKKSYGKDMARHENILGVDSERVQKWKSALVEVCNLARMAYSIGYEYEFIQEIVEDANLIRSRLQIRNI; from the exons ATGGCTAAATGGGAAATTTTTCTTAGTTTTAGAGGAGAAGATACGCGTTACGCGTTTACAGGTTCTCTTTATCAATCTTTATGTCGAGGGGGATTCAAGACCTTTATGGATGATAGAGGATTGCAGATGGGAGACCAAATTTCACCATCTCTTTTAAATGCCATTGAAGCATCGAGGCTTTCGATTATTGTTTTATCTGAAAACTATGCAAATTCGACGTGGTGTCTGGATGAACTTGTCAAGATTCTCGAGTGTATGAAATTGAAGAATCAATTGGTTTGGCCAATCTTTTACAAAGTGGAGCCGTCTGACATCAGACATATGAAAAAATCTTATGGAAAAGACATGGCTCGACATGAAAATATACTTGGAGTTGATTCTGAGAGAGTACAAAAATGGAAATCAGCTTTAGTTGAAGTGTGTAATTTGGCCAGAATGGCTTATTCAATCGG GTATGAATATGAATTTATTCAGGAGATTGTGGAAGATGCCAATCTCATTAGAAGTCGTTTGCAAATAAGAAACATATAG